The bacterium Unc6 region AATGACTCTGAAGAACTTCTTTATCGTTTCATCAGATACTTTGCTTCTAAATCGAAGCCGATAAGCAGGAACTCCCAAAACAAAGTATTCCAAAAGTTTCTTTTTATCACTTTCGGGAATCCTGAATGCATCCCAGATACTTTTAAAGGTATATTTGTAAGCACACTTGCGGCATTTGTATCTGCCATCTTTAAGTTTCCAAGCCCAGTGATGGCTGCATCTTGGACATCGCCGCTTCATAATGTATTATTTTAGCAAAATTTTGGTCCGTTTTCATTAGCCATTACCTAATTTTTTTATCATAACTCAATTAATGCGCAATAGGCTCTAATCGCTCTGCCATCCAAATTTTAATTAGGGCTGTTCTAGCAACACCAATTTTTCTTGCCTCTTTGTCTATTCTTCTCAAAAAGGAAATGGGAAAATCAATATTAATTCTCTGGACTTGTTTATTGACCTTTGCCTTCTTGATATCAAGCAAATCTGCCATGTCCTCTCCACTATCAAACCTCTTATCAAATTCTTTAGATGTTATTTCTTTCTTTAATTTTTTCATGGTATATTCTCCTTTCTTTGTCTCTAGTCCTTCTACATGAGATTATTCTTATTTTTTCTCTTCTGGTGGTGAAAATGCAGGAATATAAGTTTGGTCCTATTTTACCAATAATCATATACCTTTGTTCTCCTTTAGTAATTGCCAGTAAAATAACGTTATCTCCTGCCCAGAGAACCTCGGCCTCTTCAAAGGTTACCCTATGCTTTTTCTTGTTTGCTGCTGATTTGTTTGTGTTATATTCAAATTCCATATTAAAATTATACCATATTTATTTATTTTTGCAACAATTTTTTATTATTATTTTCTGTCGAGCCTCTCAAACCAACGCCTGAATAAAGTTATCATAGTATTTCTGTGGAAGCAGTCCTTCATCTACATAGAACGCTTTAATGGCAAAAGCTAATTGGATATGACTTTTTTCTCGATACCTCTTTTTGTACAGAAGCGCCCTTGCGGTATGAAATATTGCATAATAGGCTAAAGTAGTTGCAGATTTAAAACGCTCTCTAGAAAATAAATCTTTAGCA contains the following coding sequences:
- a CDS encoding CopG family transcriptional regulator; protein product: MTSKEFDKRFDSGEDMADLLDIKKAKVNKQVQRINIDFPISFLRRIDKEARKIGVARTALIKIWMAERLEPIAH